In Chitinophagaceae bacterium, one genomic interval encodes:
- a CDS encoding FAD-binding protein, with protein sequence MKFPGQIIDLRVLPEDAHHEDKIMKLLAQKQQISKNDISAIKIIKRSLDARKKPAVYQLRVEYRLKGQEPDFYKPAVRIYKNSDKSKKAIIVGAGPAGLFAALKLLEHGIQPIVIERGKDVRARRRDLAKINKEHIVNPESNYCFGEGGAGTYSDGKLYTRSGKRGSITSILETFVQHGADENILVDAHPHIGTNKLPKIITDIRETIIARGGEVCFETKLTDLIIEKNQIKGIVTNEKEKFLGDAVILATGHSARDIFYLLKEKNILIEFKPFALGVRVEHPQTLIDKIQYKTENRGDNLPPSAYSLVEQVDGKGVYSFCMCPGGIIAPCATAPGEVVTNGWSPSKRNNPFANSGIVVTIDDEALKDFEKYGPLKGIKFQESIEQKACQLAGGSQKAPAQRLADFIRKQKSQTLPNCSYIPGLTSVEMDTLFPKQLVTRLRNGFIAFSKKMPGFNHPDAVIVATESRTSSPVRIPRDKESLQHPEIKGLYPCGEGAGYAGGIVSAAIDGEKCAEAIITRLTSA encoded by the coding sequence ATGAAATTTCCCGGGCAGATTATTGATTTGCGGGTACTCCCGGAAGATGCACATCATGAAGATAAAATCATGAAGCTGCTTGCCCAAAAACAGCAAATCAGCAAAAATGACATTTCTGCCATAAAAATCATAAAACGTTCTCTTGATGCCCGTAAAAAACCGGCAGTTTATCAGTTGCGTGTGGAGTACAGACTTAAAGGACAAGAGCCGGACTTTTACAAACCTGCCGTTAGGATTTACAAAAACTCAGACAAATCAAAAAAAGCCATCATAGTCGGTGCAGGCCCCGCCGGACTTTTTGCCGCATTAAAATTGCTTGAGCACGGCATTCAGCCAATAGTGATTGAGCGTGGAAAAGATGTGCGTGCCCGCCGCAGAGATTTGGCAAAAATCAATAAAGAACATATCGTTAATCCCGAGTCAAATTACTGTTTTGGAGAAGGAGGCGCCGGCACCTATTCCGACGGCAAGCTTTATACCCGATCCGGAAAACGCGGCAGTATCACAAGCATACTGGAGACTTTTGTCCAACATGGTGCTGATGAAAACATACTTGTTGATGCTCACCCGCATATCGGGACAAACAAATTACCGAAAATCATCACAGACATTCGGGAGACTATCATTGCCCGAGGAGGTGAAGTGTGTTTTGAAACCAAATTGACAGACCTCATCATTGAAAAAAATCAAATAAAAGGAATCGTCACAAATGAAAAAGAAAAATTTCTCGGAGACGCTGTAATCCTTGCTACCGGACATTCGGCAAGAGACATTTTTTATTTATTAAAAGAAAAAAACATCCTGATTGAGTTCAAACCCTTTGCTCTTGGAGTGCGTGTCGAACATCCTCAGACTCTCATTGATAAAATCCAGTATAAAACAGAAAACAGGGGCGATAACCTTCCGCCTTCTGCTTACAGTCTGGTTGAGCAGGTTGACGGCAAAGGTGTGTACTCTTTCTGCATGTGTCCGGGTGGAATAATTGCTCCTTGCGCAACTGCTCCGGGCGAAGTCGTCACAAACGGCTGGTCTCCCTCCAAAAGAAACAACCCTTTTGCCAATTCAGGAATTGTTGTTACCATCGATGATGAAGCCTTAAAAGACTTTGAAAAATACGGTCCGCTGAAGGGTATCAAATTTCAGGAAAGCATTGAACAAAAAGCCTGTCAGTTGGCGGGTGGCTCCCAAAAAGCGCCTGCACAACGCCTGGCAGATTTCATCCGCAAACAAAAATCCCAGACCTTACCCAACTGCTCATATATTCCCGGCCTGACTTCCGTAGAGATGGACACTCTTTTCCCTAAACAATTAGTCACTCGCCTGCGAAACGGCTTTATCGCTTTTTCCAAAAAAATGCCCGGTTTTAATCATCCCGATGCTGTGATTGTCGCTACCGAATCCCGGACATCTTCTCCCGTCCGAATTCCCCGCGATAAGGAAAGTCTTCAACACCCCGAAATCAAAGGCTTGTACCCTTGCGGTGAAGGCGCAGGCTATGCCGGCGGTATCGTTTCCGCAGCCATTGATGGCGAAAAATGCGCAGAAGCAATAATTACCCGGCTAACTTCCGCTTGA
- a CDS encoding class I SAM-dependent methyltransferase, whose protein sequence is MTLNLIQRILSAFTFKKETAAKPDLAFIAQQLRKPSGDFAPKIAEKMNNSNETLFDFTLEYVQADNEEKILEIGFGSGLFFKKIFAYGKSPQVHGIDFSKEMLDLAGKNNIELINSGKLTLVHGSSDCLPYADNTFDKVYCNMVIYFWEDPSTHLKEIRRVLKPEGSFFTGYRTRESMLGFPFTKHGFILYEPKEWEDVLKANNFSVIGSNLRNDPPFESDSKQIELVSVCTASEVVKD, encoded by the coding sequence ATGACTTTAAATCTTATTCAACGTATTTTATCTGCTTTTACTTTCAAAAAAGAAACTGCAGCAAAGCCTGATTTAGCGTTTATTGCTCAGCAACTAAGAAAGCCATCCGGTGATTTTGCACCTAAAATTGCCGAAAAAATGAATAATAGCAATGAAACATTGTTTGATTTCACTCTTGAGTATGTACAAGCCGATAATGAAGAAAAAATTCTTGAAATCGGCTTTGGAAGTGGTTTGTTTTTTAAAAAGATTTTTGCTTACGGAAAGAGTCCTCAAGTACACGGTATAGATTTTTCAAAAGAAATGCTTGATTTAGCCGGTAAAAACAACATTGAGTTAATCAATTCCGGGAAACTGACATTAGTTCACGGGAGTAGTGATTGTCTCCCTTATGCAGACAATACTTTCGATAAAGTTTATTGCAATATGGTTATTTACTTTTGGGAAGACCCCTCCACTCACCTTAAAGAAATCCGTAGGGTTTTGAAGCCGGAAGGCAGCTTTTTTACCGGGTACAGAACAAGGGAAAGCATGCTGGGCTTTCCTTTTACAAAACATGGATTTATTCTTTATGAACCCAAAGAATGGGAGGATGTTTTGAAAGCAAATAATTTTTCTGTCATTGGTTCCAATCTTAGAAATGATCCTCCCTTTGAAAGTGACAGCAAACAGATTGAGTTGGTGTCTGTATGTACCGCTTCTGAAGTTGTTAAGGATTGA
- a CDS encoding T9SS C-terminal target domain-containing protein produces the protein MKSLLSTKLSLTLLMVLMFKGAFGQFLDPVFSFDTVAGSPGDTVSLELKAERFIDIKSFQFSLNFDTTQLEFISINCPCAFQNISFNSNMSSQGILTVGWFDINATSETLADNTVLFNLRFKIRNTAGGFSSIDFSNSPTNIEIIDKDFNQLNDYELKPGGVNAFRKSKISGNIFAPNGKAVSFQSMYADFKSFFIDSFFLVDWSRLLDGDSLITLHTGPAPYIHPSSGGGWELIEGAPIRIGDISIDTSVTDPPDIIDVYPCYCECKKDKPSVMHGHTGGDGWIGVWQCFVDGAPAGKGACPKHGNSCDPSGSGSVVDNIGSYAFYPDAPVGAPVDSFGGYELDFLEGSDIVVMPTRYNDSIPTNGITSADIAIIRQHILAVSSISNPYALIAADVNKDGEISFLDINFIQSLIISGGTNLLPLGGWTFIPENYIFPDPLNPFDYPHFTLLDSIFGTIGQVNFFGVKLGDVNSSFDPTVAKVSNSDFVSLFINEHQVSEESTIEVPVIVSDFNGIAAFQFNVEWDSTVLEYENMVYTQNNIQPLAGTHFTSEGRLIVLWDDLMGLSQSLDDNDTLFMMKFSVIGNHGDSTYIRFTENIATPIEFVNQDIEPLIPVLQDGKVIVSIESNVIELLNQINSIKAYPNPFDNYIYVEMDVFKEINLTAMIYDFSGKVIETKKLSTRPGLNKIKLGESLPTGIYFIIFWDEYQNQYLFNSKVVKF, from the coding sequence ATGAAGTCATTATTATCAACTAAACTCAGTCTTACTTTATTGATGGTTCTTATGTTTAAAGGTGCATTTGGGCAGTTTCTGGATCCAGTTTTTTCTTTTGATACTGTTGCCGGGTCTCCTGGAGATACTGTTTCACTTGAGCTAAAAGCAGAGCGTTTCATTGATATTAAATCTTTTCAATTTTCTTTGAATTTTGATACTACTCAATTAGAGTTTATTTCAATTAATTGCCCATGTGCTTTTCAAAACATATCATTTAATTCCAACATGTCTTCTCAAGGTATTTTAACAGTCGGTTGGTTCGACATTAATGCTACCTCTGAAACGCTTGCTGACAATACTGTTCTATTTAACCTTAGGTTTAAAATAAGAAATACTGCTGGAGGCTTTTCTTCTATAGACTTTTCAAATTCACCGACCAACATAGAAATTATTGATAAAGATTTTAACCAATTAAATGATTATGAGCTTAAGCCGGGGGGAGTGAATGCTTTTAGGAAGTCTAAGATTTCAGGGAATATTTTTGCACCGAATGGAAAAGCTGTGTCTTTTCAGAGTATGTATGCAGATTTTAAAAGTTTTTTTATCGATAGTTTTTTTCTTGTTGATTGGTCACGGTTGTTGGATGGAGATTCATTGATTACACTGCACACAGGCCCAGCACCTTACATCCATCCTTCTTCAGGGGGTGGTTGGGAACTAATAGAAGGAGCCCCAATTAGAATAGGAGACATTTCTATTGATACTAGCGTCACTGATCCTCCTGATATTATAGATGTGTATCCTTGTTATTGTGAATGTAAAAAAGATAAACCATCGGTTATGCACGGTCATACTGGTGGAGATGGTTGGATTGGAGTATGGCAGTGCTTTGTTGATGGGGCCCCTGCTGGAAAAGGGGCTTGCCCGAAACATGGTAATTCTTGCGACCCTTCTGGATCTGGATCAGTGGTTGATAACATTGGAAGTTATGCTTTTTATCCTGATGCTCCAGTAGGTGCACCAGTTGATTCATTTGGTGGATATGAATTAGATTTCCTAGAAGGATCTGATATAGTTGTTATGCCAACAAGGTACAATGACAGCATCCCTACAAATGGCATCACTTCAGCAGATATTGCTATTATTAGACAACACATTTTGGCGGTTTCTTCAATATCAAATCCTTATGCCTTAATTGCTGCCGATGTCAATAAAGATGGTGAAATTTCTTTTTTGGATATTAATTTTATTCAAAGTCTGATTATTTCCGGTGGAACAAATCTCTTACCGCTCGGAGGTTGGACTTTCATACCGGAAAATTATATCTTTCCGGATCCATTAAATCCATTTGATTATCCTCACTTCACATTATTGGATAGTATTTTCGGAACCATAGGGCAGGTAAATTTCTTTGGAGTAAAATTAGGTGATGTCAATTCCAGCTTTGATCCAACCGTAGCTAAAGTTTCAAATTCGGACTTCGTATCATTGTTTATAAATGAACATCAGGTTTCAGAAGAATCTACTATTGAAGTTCCTGTCATTGTAAGTGATTTTAATGGTATTGCAGCCTTTCAGTTTAATGTAGAATGGGATTCAACTGTTTTAGAATATGAGAACATGGTTTATACTCAAAATAATATACAACCCCTTGCAGGAACTCACTTTACTTCGGAAGGTCGTTTAATAGTGCTTTGGGATGATTTAATGGGACTTTCTCAATCGTTAGATGATAATGATACTCTTTTTATGATGAAGTTCTCTGTAATTGGCAATCATGGCGACAGTACTTACATCCGTTTTACTGAAAATATTGCCACACCTATTGAATTTGTAAACCAAGATATTGAACCGTTGATACCGGTTTTGCAAGATGGTAAAGTAATCGTATCTATTGAGTCTAATGTTATAGAGTTATTGAATCAGATTAATTCCATAAAGGCTTACCCTAATCCGTTTGATAATTATATATATGTTGAGATGGACGTATTTAAAGAAATAAATCTGACAGCTATGATTTATGACTTTTCGGGTAAAGTAATAGAAACAAAAAAACTGTCCACTCGTCCCGGATTGAACAAAATAAAGTTAGGGGAATCACTTCCGACAGGGATATATTTTATCATTTTTTGGGATGAGTATCAAAATCAGTATCTATTTAACAGCAAAGTAGTTAAGTTTTAA